In Falco biarmicus isolate bFalBia1 chromosome 17, bFalBia1.pri, whole genome shotgun sequence, the genomic stretch ACGGCCACCGCCACCGAGGTGTGCCAAGCTGCGCCAGCCAGCTTCAGCGCCGAGCAGTTAATCCTGCCACcgaaagctttaaaaaaaaataatatatatatttattctgCATGGAAAGGGCCCTCAGCTGAGCTGTTTTCCCTGGTCTGAATTAGGTGAAATGTCACTGTTTTGCAATAGGGAAaaattgcaaaaggaaaaaaaccaaaaacaacccacTACAAAATATTTAGAGACAACCAGGCCAAACACATGAAATatccacatttttaatttttaactttttttttttttttttaaccaaaaatcCATTTTGGATGGGGAGTGCAAACGTGCTGCGGCTCCGACGGAGGTGCAGATCCCCCTGTGATGCAGCACACCAAGGAGGGGACACCGGAGCCCCGGGcaccagccaccagccctgcagcagggacagagaCTCCTCGAACCCACATCCCAAATGCTCCCCTCTGTGCTTCTTACCAAGGgaattttttaattgctgtaatTCATGCAGAGGAGTATTTTTTGCCAATAAAGGCACAATAAGATGGTGCAACTGTggctggttttgggggggttgtttgcATTTCCCCTTGTTCATTGCACAAACTATAACCGACAGCATCTCACTCACACTGTGGGGACGTCCGGGCTGTCCTCAGCCATGTGACGGCACAGGGTACCCCGGGATGCTGGGGGCACCCCACGGCACCAGGGCTCTCCGCTCCCAGGGGTGATGCTGGGATGTgacccagctctccagccctgtgctcccTGCTTCTTGTTAGCAGGCCTGTTaaccagtattttaattttttcccccttacaACTCGCACCGTGCTGCGGGTCCCTGCCACAAATCACCCCCAACCACATTGCACTGGGCTAAGCCAAGCTCATAGGAGAGCTTGACCTAAatcccacccccctgcccccaaactGGGCTGGATCCCATGGCAGCGACCTCGCTGACATCTCCCAGTGAataaaacagctcttcccagggtggggagcaggaaggacggggagcagggatgctgcccggggtgcagggatgctgccctgGCAGACACCTTCCTCCATCACTGCACAGTGGCACCGGGGGCTTGGAGCAGGGGCCatagcagcagggctggtggcgGTGGCAGCACGtggagccccccccccccgcagggctCGGTGGCACCAGGGCTCAGAGCAGGGGccgcagcagcagggctggcagtgaTGGTGGCACATGAAGCCCCCCCGATGGCACCCAGCACGGCTGGCCCATGTGAGGCCAGCAGAAGGACAGGTGGCTGCTGGCTCGGCGGGCCTCGGGCTGAACAAACACTGGCCGTGTACCTCCATCTCCAGAAAACAAGGGCTAGCAGCTGCACCAGGCCGGTGGCCACAATGGGATTTATCCCAGCCCCACCAAGAGCCtctgggggcacagccaggagcagtgACAGATGCTGACCCTGATGCCTGGCACATCCATTCCCTATTTCACAGAgctgggcactggcaggtgTCTTCCAagggggcagcagccctgctggtTGCTCTCCTTAATGAGATTACAGGTAATTGGGGTCAATTTAGTGCCAGCATGGGCTggaggggggagctggggtCTGCTTTGCAATGTGTTACAgcctgctgggcaggcagctcagcgtgtgtcccccccccccggtgtgGGGATGGCAGTAACAGGggagcaccctggggtgcaggggggtgagggggggctGAGCATCTGAGCTGGCCTGGAATGGCTGCAGTGAGAATCGTgttatttaggttggaaaagacctttgagaccaTCGGGTCCATCCCTTAACCCAGCAGGGCCAAGCCCACCGCTCAGCCGTGTCCCCAGGCACCGCATCCAGGTGatttttaaacacccccagggatggtgattccaccccctccctgggcagctggttccaATCCTTGACCACCCTTTGGGTGACAAAGTTATTCCTAatgtccaacctaaacctccccggCACCAcctgaggccgttccctcttgtcctgtcgcttgttacctgggagcagagacccccccctgcctacagccccctgCCAGGCGGCTGCAGTGAGcaaccagcccccccagcctccccctctccaggctgagcgACCCCCATTCCCgaagctgctgctcctcagccccagccccgtgtcccgtccctggacacgctccagcccgTCTGTGTCCCTCTGGGAGTGAGGGGCCCACAGCTGACCCTGTTGGAGGGGGGGCCTCAGTGGGTCCTGGGACAGAATGCCAGGATGCAGCAAGTGACccggggtggctgtggggagcaTCCCGGGATAACTGCAGCAAGCATCCCGGGATGACTATGAGGAGGAGCAtcctgcagtggctgcagcGAGCACCCCGGGATGCAGTGAGAACCTTGGGATGCTACTACAAGCATCTGGGTACAGCTGCACTGAGCATcttggggggcaggggcaggcaccTCCgaaaggtgctgctgctctttttttgggggtggtggttaAATAAGACGACCCTCCAGAAAATGGccactgggaaagaaaaaaccagcttacattctggttttattaatttctttattaaagcCTGATACAGAAGTGGCTGGggagtggaaggaaaaaaaaccccaaagctcgCAACATTTATTTCAGACACGTAATTAATAAAACTAAACCAACCCAAAGACAAGGCAGCGCCGCCCTGGGCATGGCTGCCCCCCGTCTGCTGTCCCTTGTGCTGATGGTGGGGTTCCCCTGCTCGAATTTatgcaaaaagaagcaaatttgCAACCTGCTGAggtgctgtgccctggctggATCTGGCCCGTGGGTCTGaccagggcaggggctgcccttGCAGAAGCAGGGGGATGCTCGGCCAGTTTGGGAGCAATCCCAGCAGAAATGGGGCAGGATGCACCCAGCAAGCAAGggaaaaatcaaggaaaaactACATTGATTTAACTGAAATgctaaaaacataaaaaggaatTATACTAACACTAATTCATCAGTTAAACGACGCGCTGGACTGGTCCATAGAGTTTAGGCCCTGACCAGGATCCTTTGAAATAAGCTTGTCTAGAAAATTGTAAATTTTTATATAGTTTCTCTCtagtatatacacacacacgcacatggCCCCCGCTGCCAGCAGGAGCACAATCAgcctttagaaataaattacaagCTCCCCCAAATGCTAGCATCAAATATACACATCATTCCTGgcacctgctttttttttttttttttcttccctcatttttttctttttttaaggtgctttttcagccttttttttgatttttgtttggttttgagtgAATCCTACTTGCGGAAGCgtcagtgtaattttttttggtatttttagcATGATTATCTGAATTGCAAAAATATAAACCCCCTCACTGGACTGTTTACATCCTGACCCTGTGAGCTGCTGCGGGCGGCCGTGAGCGCAGTGGAGCAGCAGGCATGCTCTTGCTGGGGCAAATGatggaggaaggggggaaaagggcTCTGTGGGGCAAAAGGTCTGTCCCAGCTCATGCTCGTTAGCACTGGAAGTTCATCTGGGGAATagtggctgggcagggggggttccccaggggaggcagcagggctgggggcaatCTCCATTCCCTCCTACATCACCCTGTCCCTGCCTTGTGCCTCCCTCCAGGCTTGGGTGtcttcctccagctccttcccacGCTCGGTCCCAGTCACGGCTCTGGGGTGGCCTTGGGGACAGGATGGTGACACGGGGCACGGGCCATCCTGCCCTGCCATGGGGTGGGGGATGGCCCAcgggacccccccagcccaggcagcgtCTTCCCCAGTGGGTAGCAAAGTGTGCGTGAGATCACACcatccaaaacatttttttaaaaaaagatttaaaaaagggaaaaaaacaaaaaggccCCATTTGCAGGGTGTGCAGGTGGGGACGGGGGCTCTGGGGCTGTGTCCCCAAGGTCTCCTCCAttgcccagcagccccaggatggcagcagcagagctctaagtgggtgtggggggctgggggggcatgGGGCCAGCTGGGGGGTGGGCGGCAGCCAGCCCTTAGCTGGGCATCTGCACCTCGTCGTACACATCTGTGCCCTCCTCCTCTTCGAAGGTCACCACGGCATCGTCCGCATCCAGCTGGAGAGACAGGGGAGGGCATTAGGTGGGATGGGGATAGGGACACAGATGAAGATGAGGATGGGGAAAGGGACAcagatggggatggggacagggatgggtgcagggacagggacagtgCTGTGGTGCTCCCGGCCTGTGCTGGGGCTACGTACACATTTGAGCTCGACTTCGTGGAAGATCTTGGGCAGCAGAAGGCGCCGCAGGGGCACAGTGAGGATGAGGACGAAGGGTAGCGCCAGCGAGGCCGGGGTGGACTTCaccacccacagcagcacaagGACGATGATTTGGGTGACGGTGAAGAGGTGCATCCGCAAAGTCTTCACCTGTGGGACGAGGAGCCCAGTGGGGTCAGGGTGGTGGATCCAGCACCCCCCACCCTTCCTGGGGTGGCCCAAAGAGCCCAGCAAAGGTCAGCATCCAGCTCTCTGGGGAGCCCCAAGCAATTGCAGGCAGCACCATGGGGTGCCACAGCCCAGGACACCCCCAAGCCCACAGCCACCCGGCCAGGTGATAGAGGGCTCACTCACCCGGGTGACGTAGGGCTCCTTAGGGTGGTACTTGGGTGGCATCAGCAAGAGCAGGATGCGGTCAAAGAGCTGGATGCCAAAGAGGGAGGTGACACCCATGTAGAGGAAGATGCCAAAGAGCACGGCCAGCGGGATGTACTTCAGGATGGGCTCCATGAGGATGGAGACGCCTGTGGTGGACAAGGAGAGGTTGGAGAGAATCCCCAGGGGCACCTGCCCTCGCCACCCGCATTGGGGGGCACCTCCCCAGCTCACCGATGAGCACAGCCACGAAGAAGCCGCTGACACGCTGTTCCTTGACCTCCAGGATCTGGGCCTTCTCACTGGCAGCGGAGGTCTTGCTCATGACGGTGAGGGCATTGGCATGGGTGATGGTGCGGACGGTGGTGGCACTGAGCCAGGGCATGCCGAAGAGGGCGGCCAGCCCCCCCATGACCACAATCAGCAGCAGGTCCAGGTGGAAGCCAGagcccttcaccagcttccTCTCAGGCTTGCTGACAATGAGGCTGCCGGAGACAGGGAGGATGAGTTGGTGACACAGCACCCTGGGGAAGTCCTCTCCATCCCTGTCCCACCCTGCGGCCCTCCCCATACCCCCCTGGTCCTCACGTGGTAATCTGTGTCTCGAGGAAGATGAGGATGAAGACCAGGAGGGCAGGCACCATGGTGGCAAACATCATCCagatggggaaggggctgttATTCCCCAAGGGGTGGATAAACCAGCTCCGGGCAGACGCGTTGGTGACCTCCAGCCCTTTGGGGACCTTCAGTTTCTGGATGGGAGAAGAGATGAGGGGGTGAGGGGACGAGGATGGGGCATTGGGACAAGCACCTGGCTCCATGTCCCCTTGTCACAGACACCcgtgtccccccagccctgcccttccGCTGCTCCCGGACCTGCGTGTACGTGTCCTTGATGAAGAAGTCGACTAGCGCCATGACAAAGATGGAAATGGGCACCCCGAAGTCCCCGATCAAACGCCGGATCTGTGGGGACACCATGACCATGTTAAATGCAGACACCTGCGCCCCCACCCAGCTGAGGGGTCCACCCACCAGCTCTAGCAAAGAACTCTGCAGGAACATGCAATGAGTTTGCACGGTCTCAGCCAGCCCCTTCAGGAACCCGCACCCGCTGAGCCCCCGTGctgcccccagcactgcccccgGGCCCAGTGCGGTGGGGGGGATGCCACTGTGCCCCCGCCTCCTCACTTTGCCAGGCAGGAAGGAGCTGTTCTTGAACTTGCGGAGGAAGAAGGCCAGGAAGAAGGTGCCAGCCATGAGGACGAGGGACAGCAGTGCCGTGTTGGGCTCTGGCACGTGGGGCTGGACCGTGGCCTGCACATTGTAATGCCGCTGTAGCGGATGATTCTGGAAGatctggggaaggaaggggagaaggtCAGTGACGATGGGATCCCTGCTAGCGGGTAGGGATGGGGGatgcccctgcaccccccctgccatgctGGGAGCCCCACAGCACCATCCCGGCAGGGTGTGTGCCAGGGTGGCCAGCGAGACTGGGAGCTTGGCACAGAGTGAGCGGGGGGTTATTTTTAGGCTTGGTTTTCTCCATGCTCCTTTGGAAATGGGACTGGACAGGGACTGGGTGGCACAGTGGGGACGGACAAGCATGGCCCCACTGAGGACCATGCATCACCCAGGGTGTTTGGGGCTGTGCCAAGCTCATAGAGGGGTGCACAGGGGCACCCCGGTGTGATAGGGGTCCAAGAGTGATGGGGCATGCGTCCTGCGTGTCATCTCTCCAGCACCAGACATGTCCCAGCAGGCACCCAGTGACACCAGCCCATTGCTGCTGGCCAACTGGGGAGGGTCTGAGCCAGGGGATGGGGGAAGAAGTtggggctccccaggcaggTGCTGGACAAGGACCATGTTTTCTGCAGCCCAGGTGGGACATCTGCCCAGGCTtcacctccctgccccaaaATCCCCCTGCAGAGAGAAGCATGAGCTGGGAAACACCTGGGAAAGGGAGATGGGCTGCATCCCTCGCCTGTATCCAGCTCATTTCTATGGAAACTTGGGTGATGACCACAATCTGCAGCTCCCCCTTTCCCTGATGCGGGACCCCTGTGCCCCTCACCGTGACAAGCTTGGAGAAGGTCTCGTAGATGAAGATGAGGGAGATGAGGAAGGAGAAGATCTCCTGGGTGTAGCGGGACAGGTAGCGCACCAGGAAGCTGCCCTCGCaggccaccaccaccagcaccagcaggatcATCCAGAAGCCGATCCAGACCCGGCCCACGATGTACTCTATGCCATTGTTGCTGCAGAACTGGGGAGCCAGAGGGCACAGCCCCATCAGGCCCCTGAAGCCCCCAGCATGCGCACCCATGTGGGCTGGACCCCTGGGTCCCACGGTGGCCCTGTGCCtactgcccagggctggggggtgctgggatGAGGATAGTGGTACCTTGGTGTGGCAAGGCAccccctgcctggcagcacccACGTGGTGCCAGCTATTTGGCATCACCCACACGGTGTCACACACCTCGCATCATACCTGTGCCAGCACCCGCATGGCTCTATCTGCATGATGTCACCCATGTGCCACCACCCACGTAGCAGCACCACCCATGTGCCATCCCACCAGTGCCACCCTGCATCTGGCATCATCCCTCTGCCATCCCACATGTGGCAGCACCCACATGACATCCCCTTGTGGCAGCACCCTGtgcctctgccagggctgctgggggcaaTGTGAGCCTGCTGTGGGGACCACtggtggctggggggggcaccCAGGGGCACAGGGGGGCACCCACCGAGTAGAAGGCTTCCTCAAAGACGAGGAGGGGCCCTGAAAAGCCAACGACAAGCAGGGGCTGAGCGCTGAAGAAGCTGAAGAGGACGCACTGCACGCAGGTGGAGATGAGCAGCTCCGACACCCCCATCATGCCTTTGGTCTTCTCACCTGGGGGGGAGCAGAGccggtgggtgctgggggggatGACACAGCTCTGTGTCCCACCATCCCATACCCCTCGGCACCAGGATTAGGGCACGCAATCCCCGCGCCAGGAGCATCCCCAGGGGATGGTGCTGCAGGTGGTTGCACCCcactcccccagccccatgcccagTTGGGGCATGTCCCCGTCCCCTGGCGTGTCCCCAGCTTGTCCCCTCATTACTCAGTAAGCCTCCAAAGGTGATAGCAGGTGACAGTGCGGCGAAGTAGATGAAGATGATGGCAGCCAGGCACTGGGGGCTGAAGGCATCTTTGATGTCGCTGAGATACTTGGGGTACCGGCGGCAGATGTCCCGCACCAGCCCCCCAAAAGGTTTCCCCGTCCTGCGCAGGGGGTCGTCGTCCTCTGCTGGTGGTGCCTCCGCCCCTGGGGACACAAGCAGGTGGCCATGGGGGGACCCTGTGTGCAAGGTGGGGTCCCCGCCAACCATGGTGAAGGGGGATCCTGGGGGGGCCGGGGTGGTCCCTGCCTTACATGGGCCTTTTGGAACGTCCTTGTGCAGCGCCTTCTTGGGGGGCTGGTAGCGGCGGCGGAGCAGGTCCTGCTGCAGCGGCACCAGGCTGCGCAGCAGCTGCTCGTTGGGGGTCTCGGTGGGTGGCAGGACGATGCTGGCCTCCAGGAAGTCCTCCACCCCCTGCAGCAGGTCCTGGCGGCCCTCAGCCAGGTAGGCGTCCCGGCGAAAGACCTACGAGGTGGCCCGGGCACAGATGTTCAGCTGTCTCCGGCACCCTTGGGTGCTTCTGGGCACCCACCCGGCCCCTGAGCATGCCCATGGGGATGGGGCATCATGGGGATGCGAGGGCATGAGGATGAGGGGGTGCATGGGGATAAGGGGGGTCATGGGACACAGGACCACAGGAGTGTGGGGACATGGTTGCCTGGACACACAAGGACAAGGGGACAATTGACTTCAGGGGCGTGGGCACATGGGGATACAGGTGCATGGGGACATGGGAGCACGGGGCCACAGAagtgtggggacagggatgcaTATGGACAGATTGAAGGGGGTGCATGTGGACATGGAGACACGGGGACAGGGGTGCATGAGGACATGGAGGCCCAGAGGCATGGGGACACAGACAGGAACATGGCACAGGGGACGAGCCCTGTTAGAGGGtgcagccccagggatggggcctttggggggctcagggggccTGGCTCCCCAGACggcagtgctggtggcagtGACAGTGCTGGTGGCGATGTGGGCAAGCCGTACCCTCTCGGACATCATGGTGGCGACAGCACGGCCAATCTCGTGGTAGCTGATGTGGGGGCTGTCGGGGCCCAGGACGACGAAGAGGAAGCGCACGGGTAGGGGCACATCGAGGACGGCATCCAGCATCACTGCGTCCTTCAGGCGCACAAAGGCCAGCGTTGGCTGCTCCAGGAAGGCTGCGCAGCCTGGGGGGGATGATGGGACGGGACAAGGGTCACAGGGGGCCAAGCACAGGGACATggggcacagggacacagagCACAGGGACACAGGAGTACAGAAACATGGAGACACTGAAACATGGGGATGTCAGGACATGGAGACATCAGGATATGGAGACAAGGTGACAGAGAGGCATGGGGGTGCGGGGGGACACGGGGAATAGAATGGGTGCACAAAGACATGAGGACACTGAGGCATATGGACACACGGACACTGGGcacagggacatggggacacagggatAGATGGGCATGGAGCACAGGGACATTGGGGCATAGGGGCACAGGGAACATGAGGACTTGGGAGCACAGAGGAGTGAAGAAATGGGACATGAGGACAAGGGACACGGGGCCAGAGAGCAGCACTGAGCGGCAGCAGGTGGCGGCAAGGGCTGAGGATGAGGAAAGTCAAAAAAGGCACAAGAAATGCAGCGAGTGAGTGAGCAAGCAGGCAGCGACAGGCAGGCGCCAAAGCTCCCCCTGCTCACCCCAGCCCCGCACCCACCGCCCTGACCCCACACCCGCCTCTGCACTGACCACTCACCCACAAGGACCAGCGTGGCCTCAGCATCCTTGGGGACCTTCTCGGGGAGCTGCGGTTTCGTGGCCCCACTCGGGCTCTGTTGCAGGCAGACGAATGGCAGGAATCAGGCAGCTGACCCTGGTGGCTGTCCCCTGCATGTCCCCCTCTGTCCCCTGCATGTCCCCCTCTGTCCCTTGCATGTCCCTCTCTGTCCCCTGCAAGCCTGGCTCCCTCGCTACCACCTCTGCACTGTCCCATGGCAGTGCCTCCCCTGCATGCACGTGtgcacatgtatgtgtgtgtgcatgtgcctgCAAGTGTGAAGGtatatgcatgcatgtgtgcacatgtgtgtaaGGGTGAGAGAAAGCGGTGTGCGTGGGAGTTTGGGGGGTTGCCTGTGCCCGTGCATTTCTGCATGCTCATGCCCATGTGAGTGCATGTGGATAGGTGTGCAAatgtgcatgggtgtgtgtCAGTGGGTGTGTGCACTCCCCAGGGGTCCCTGTGAAAACCCACTTGCCGTGCAGCTGCCTGGTGTGCGCACCTGCGTGTACCAGGGGGTGTGTGCACACATCGCCGCGTGCACGTGTGCACCTCTCAGCTGCCCTCCCCACACCCTGGCCGGACCCAGCACTCCCGACCCTGTGCCCCggtgcccccctgctccccgccACAGCCCCGTCCCCACTCACCTGCTTGGCCCCGGGCAGCCTGCGCATttccaggggctgctgcagcagcggCTGCTCAGTCTCTGCCTGGCCCATGCCCGAGCGCTGCAGCTGTGCCCGCAGCAGGGTCCCGACTGACTCCACCTCGTCGGGGTGTCTAGAGCAGAGAGGTGGGTGTGTGATAGATGGGCCAGAGACATTGATGCCCCCTAAACCACCCCCAGCCCTAGGGGTGCGCAGGGACCCCCAAGCCAGGCTGGGAGGCAAAGCCAAGCTGTGCAGAGGCTTTTCCACCCTGTGCCAGGCTCCAGTGGGACTCACTGGGGCTGGACCCAGCGGAGCCTGGGGTCCCCCCAcggggctgccagccctggccgTACttgtgcttcagcagcagcatcctcaggATGGCCTCCTGGTCCTGCGGCTTGATCTGCCCCTCGTAGATCATCTGGTCGATGAGGACATGGGCAATGGCCGCCAGCGACTTGGCTGCCACATCAACAAGGACAGCACCTGTGGGGACAGCACCGTCACGGGCTGGCTGACATGGGgtctccaccaccaccctggcCCCAGCTGACACCCCCACCTTTGGCCAAAGCCCGTCGGACCTCCAGGAGGCTGTGGTAGGTCAGGAAGGAGAGATGGGGCTGGCCCCAGTGCCCAGCTTCCTTGAAGTCCTCCTCCAGCTGGAGCCAGTGGCTGGCCTCCATCCAGCACAGCTCCTTCGTGCTGTCCATGACCAGCTCATGCAGCTCCACATAGACCTGCAGCCAGAGTCGGGGGGGTCCAGGGTCTCTCTGGATGCACCAGGGACCCCCAGTAGACACAGAGCTGTGGCTCCCGTGCCAGCATCCCCACTCGCCCTGGTGTCCCCAGGTGAGGCCAGTCCCCAGGTGGCCACAgtccagctgctcctcagaatGGAGGGAgtgggggtccctggggcagAACCTACCTCATGGGTGTCCTGCTGGGACAAGAGCGTCCTGCTCCCTGCCGCCTCCACATCCACATCAGTCACTGATGGAGCTGTGAGCGGAGCCACCAACACATTAGctggtccctgccccagcccagacCCGCCCAGGGTCTGTTGGAAGCATCTGCCTCCCATCACCCTCATCCCAGACCCACCTGGGGTTGCCTGGATGTGTCCcctgctccatcaccctcaTCCCAGACCCACCTGGGGTTGCCTGGATGTGTCCCCAgctccaccacccccaccccagacCTGGATGGGACTTGCTGGACCTGTCCCACACCAATTGCCCCATCCCAGACCCAGCTGGGGTTTGCTGGATGTGTCCCTCCatcacccccctgccccaccagtgcccacctccagccccttGCATACCTGCAGCCCGGCTCCTGGGGCAGGGTGACAGTCTGGGGACATCCCCAGGGCCAGGGTGAGGATGGGGCTCATGGCCACGCTCTGCCCTGCCACCCGGCCACTGGCACAACCCTGACCGCAGCACCAAGCACTGCCCCTTGCACTGGGATGGGAATAGCACATCCCCAGCCAGCCAGACCCCAGGAGCTCgaggtgtccctgtccctgttcTCCACCTACCTGCAGCCCCCCTGTGCTCCGCACGACCCCACAAGCTCTGGTCCTATaaagctggggctgagccccacacCCCGTGGCCGCCCTGTGTGCACCGTAAATCCCAGAGCACTTTGCCTTTGCTGACAGTAAACACCAGCGCGGCTCCTGCCCGCCCGTGGCAACCCGGCGCTGGGGACAGGCTCACCCTGTCCCCCTCTGCCCTCACTGGGGACCACTGCAGTccccctcctgtccccagccaggTCATCTGCCGGGGGGATGCTGCAAGACCTGCATCCCGCTCTGCCAGCTGAAGGATGCTGTGCCCGAGGGAGGGGGGATGGGGCGCGTGTTCCCCCTCGATGTCCCTGACAGCGTTGTCTGTGGCACGTGGGCACGAGCCTGTCCTTGTCCCGGCCTGCTGCCACCACCGCCAAGCCGCCCGGCGCCAACCAGCGTTCAGCCCCAAGTGGTTCTTGTCCTCACCCCAAACAAAGGCTTTATTTATCCTCAATCAGTGGGCAATTACGGGCAAGAGGCAGCGGTCACCCCGCAGTGTGCCCTGACGCCTGGGTGACGGTCACCCTGCGGAGGATGGGGATGAGAGTGGCAAAGCCAGGGTGGGTGGTGCGACGGAGGGCTTGGGGGGGCCAGGAAGCCAGGGCTGGGCTTTGTCCCCCGCTGCCCCTGCGGTCACTCACGCTGCCCTCCGCCACGGTGGCTCGCCTGTCCTGGGGGGGCCCCGGCCGCACGCCTCCTCCCATCCACGTCATAGTATCCCCGGCGGCCAGGCAAGTACTGGCTGCAAAACACACCCCACCAGGACGGGGACATCAGCGctgggcacccatgggtgccagcagctccccttgCCGGTGCCAGCCGGGCAGGCGGGGCAGTGTCCAGCCCCCTCCCCGATTTGGGGGACTCACCACAGGGGCGTCAGCTCCTCGGCTCGGGCCCTCCACACGTGCAAGGGGGACGCGGTGCTGGTGCTGGCCCCTGTGCAGAACAGGTGGCAGCGTTACCCCCAACCTGCGTCACCCCGGATGGGGACCCGAAGGGCCTGGGTGCCAGGAGCCGGCACAGCCCAAACACCCCCTCGGGGTGGCAGCTCTGAATCAACGGAGCTTTGGGCAAGGGGATGCTCCAGGGCACGCATACCCCCTCAGACTCCCCTCACCTCCCGCTGCAGGGGCTCTTGGCCGTGGCCTCAAGGACCCCGGGTGTCCCCAAGCTTGGCCCCATCTCGGGCACCCACAGCCCTCATGCTGGAGGTGGCACCTCGCCAGCTCCAGGGCTTCAGCAAAGGGGGTCGCTACCTTTGAGCAATGCGATGCCGAGGGCTGCgtgtccctgcctggctgccccaggCTCTGAGtgagccctgctgcctgtgcaacGCTGGCACCCATGCAGGTCTAGTGCTTGTGCAAGACTGGCACCCATGCAACATGTCTGTGCCATGCTGGTGCCCATGCAACATGTCTGTGCCATGCTGGCTGGCACCCATGCAACTGTAGTGCTTGTGCAGGAC encodes the following:
- the SLC4A1 gene encoding band 3 anion transport protein isoform X5 — protein: MEVPGQELYEERMRRSLEPEGYEDIGIKGYRLSLGEMSGASTSTASPLHVWRARAEELTPLCQYLPGRRGYYDVDGRRRAAGAPPGQASHRGGGQPPSVTDVDVEAAGSRTLLSQQDTHEVYVELHELVMDSTKELCWMEASHWLQLEEDFKEAGHWGQPHLSFLTYHSLLEVRRALAKGAVLVDVAAKSLAAIAHVLIDQMIYEGQIKPQDQEAILRMLLLKHKHPDEVESVGTLLRAQLQRSGMGQAETEQPLLQQPLEMRRLPGAKQSPSGATKPQLPEKVPKDAEATLVLVGCAAFLEQPTLAFVRLKDAVMLDAVLDVPLPVRFLFVVLGPDSPHISYHEIGRAVATMMSERVFRRDAYLAEGRQDLLQGVEDFLEASIVLPPTETPNEQLLRSLVPLQQDLLRRRYQPPKKALHKDVPKGPWAEAPPAEDDDPLRRTGKPFGGLVRDICRRYPKYLSDIKDAFSPQCLAAIIFIYFAALSPAITFGGLLSEKTKGMMGVSELLISTCVQCVLFSFFSAQPLLVVGFSGPLLVFEEAFYSFCSNNGIEYIVGRVWIGFWMILLVLVVVACEGSFLVRYLSRYTQEIFSFLISLIFIYETFSKLVTIFQNHPLQRHYNVQATVQPHVPEPNTALLSLVLMAGTFFLAFFLRKFKNSSFLPGKIRRLIGDFGVPISIFVMALVDFFIKDTYTQKLKVPKGLEVTNASARSWFIHPLGNNSPFPIWMMFATMVPALLVFILIFLETQITTLIVSKPERKLVKGSGFHLDLLLIVVMGGLAALFGMPWLSATTVRTITHANALTVMSKTSAASEKAQILEVKEQRVSGFFVAVLIGVSILMEPILKYIPLAVLFGIFLYMGVTSLFGIQLFDRILLLLMPPKYHPKEPYVTRVKTLRMHLFTVTQIIVLVLLWVVKSTPASLALPFVLILTVPLRRLLLPKIFHEVELKCLDADDAVVTFEEEEGTDVYDEVQMPS
- the SLC4A1 gene encoding band 3 anion transport protein isoform X6 translates to MEVPGQELYEERMRRSLEPEGYEDIGIKGYRLSLGEMSAPSVTDVDVEAAGSRTLLSQQDTHEVYVELHELVMDSTKELCWMEASHWLQLEEDFKEAGHWGQPHLSFLTYHSLLEVRRALAKGAVLVDVAAKSLAAIAHVLIDQMIYEGQIKPQDQEAILRMLLLKHKHPDEVESVGTLLRAQLQRSGMGQAETEQPLLQQPLEMRRLPGAKQSPSGATKPQLPEKVPKDAEATLVLVGCAAFLEQPTLAFVRLKDAVMLDAVLDVPLPVRFLFVVLGPDSPHISYHEIGRAVATMMSERVFRRDAYLAEGRQDLLQGVEDFLEASIVLPPTETPNEQLLRSLVPLQQDLLRRRYQPPKKALHKDVPKGPCKAGTTPAPPGSPFTMVGGDPTLHTGSPHGHLLVSPGAEAPPAEDDDPLRRTGKPFGGLVRDICRRYPKYLSDIKDAFSPQCLAAIIFIYFAALSPAITFGGLLSEKTKGMMGVSELLISTCVQCVLFSFFSAQPLLVVGFSGPLLVFEEAFYSFCSNNGIEYIVGRVWIGFWMILLVLVVVACEGSFLVRYLSRYTQEIFSFLISLIFIYETFSKLVTIFQNHPLQRHYNVQATVQPHVPEPNTALLSLVLMAGTFFLAFFLRKFKNSSFLPGKIRRLIGDFGVPISIFVMALVDFFIKDTYTQKLKVPKGLEVTNASARSWFIHPLGNNSPFPIWMMFATMVPALLVFILIFLETQITTLIVSKPERKLVKGSGFHLDLLLIVVMGGLAALFGMPWLSATTVRTITHANALTVMSKTSAASEKAQILEVKEQRVSGFFVAVLIGVSILMEPILKYIPLAVLFGIFLYMGVTSLFGIQLFDRILLLLMPPKYHPKEPYVTRVKTLRMHLFTVTQIIVLVLLWVVKSTPASLALPFVLILTVPLRRLLLPKIFHEVELKCLDADDAVVTFEEEEGTDVYDEVQMPS